A stretch of the Nicotiana tabacum cultivar K326 chromosome 6, ASM71507v2, whole genome shotgun sequence genome encodes the following:
- the LOC107774939 gene encoding E3 ubiquitin-protein ligase RSL1-like encodes MADIISKVFDENEDFRALTVSDDECAEELQLQEVLAASFYHLHMSSSTLIHESPESSQGYCEICMDTKGKDEMFKLDNCSHHSFCSGCIGLHAQSKIQQNIFPVTCPGLRCRAIIEPETCKSIIPEDVFARWEEGLSESSLLACEKFYCPYKNCSELLIYDHDEEIIECICPSCQRLFCASCCVPWHTGLDCDKFQKEEKDKEEDLKVEELAKNSKWMKCPHCKHIVQKADGCIHITCWCKYEFCYVCGGTWSEEHWSCQIS; translated from the exons ATGGCAGACATAATTTCAAAAGTGTTTGATGAAAATGAAGATTTCCGCGCTCTCACAGTATCAGATGACGAGTGTGCAGAGGAATTGCAGCTCCAAGAGGTTCTTGCAGCCTCTTTTTACCATCTTCACATGTCATCATCAACATTAATCCATGAATCCCCTGAATCATCTCAAGGTTACTGTGAGATTTGCATGGACACAAAAGGAAAAGATGAAATGTTCAAACTCGACAACTGCTCTCATCATTCCTTCTGTTCCGGCTGCATAGGCTTACATGCCCAGTCCAAGATTCAACAGAACATTTTTCCTGTAACTTGCCCAGGTTTGAGATGCCGCGCAATAATTGAACCTGAAACATGTAAGTCCATTATTCCAGAAGATGTTTTCGCGAGGTGGGAAGAGGGATTGAGCGAGTCAAGTCTTCTTGCTTGCGAGAAATTTTACTGTCCTTATAAAAATTGTTCAGAGCTGCTCATTTATGATCATGATGAGGAGATAATTGAGTGTATATGTCCTTCATGCCAACGGCTGTTCTGCGCGTCGTGTTGTGTCCCTTGGCACACTGGACTTGATTGTGACAAgtttcaaaaggaagaaaaagacaaagaagAAGATTTAAAAGTTGAGGAACTTGCTAAGAATTCCAAATGGATGAAATGCCCTCACTGCAAACACATTGTGCAGAAGGCTGATGGCTGTATACACATAACCTGCTG GTGCAAATATGAGTTTTGCTATGTGTGTGGAGGAACATGGAGTGAAGAGCATTGGAGTTGCCAGATTAGTTAA